One window from the genome of Myxococcales bacterium encodes:
- a CDS encoding VanW family protein, which produces MSHLDDLPVVLAAHQSPLRRDSMASAYDPALQRAKEANVRETVRRLGGALLAPGDVFSYHWYVGRPTWLGGYRYGLQLRNEAPSKGIGGGSCQVTNLLYYLAVIAGLEIVERHRHGVDLFPDDHRTVPFGCGATVYYNYADLRLRNPHPFPVALHLFIRDGVLHGEVRARSEGRYRYRIEETDHRFELRASGWFRYNVLWRLVETPDGTQVRRELLAQNVARCLYVPGGDHLLPATTSST; this is translated from the coding sequence GTGTCACATCTAGATGACTTGCCGGTGGTCCTTGCCGCGCATCAGTCGCCGCTCAGGCGCGACTCGATGGCTAGCGCGTACGACCCCGCGTTGCAACGCGCCAAGGAGGCCAACGTCCGCGAAACGGTACGCCGCCTTGGTGGCGCGCTGCTCGCCCCTGGCGACGTGTTTTCGTATCACTGGTATGTTGGCCGCCCGACGTGGCTGGGCGGCTACCGCTATGGGTTGCAGCTACGCAATGAGGCGCCGAGCAAGGGCATCGGCGGCGGCAGCTGCCAGGTAACCAACCTGCTTTACTACCTCGCGGTCATCGCGGGCCTGGAAATTGTCGAACGCCATCGCCACGGTGTCGATCTGTTTCCCGACGATCACCGCACGGTGCCGTTTGGCTGCGGCGCCACCGTTTATTACAACTACGCCGATTTACGGTTGCGCAATCCGCACCCGTTCCCCGTCGCGCTACATCTCTTTATTCGAGATGGCGTGCTTCACGGGGAGGTGCGCGCTCGCAGCGAGGGCCGCTACCGCTACCGCATCGAAGAGACCGATCATCGCTTTGAACTCCGCGCCTCGGGTTGGTTTCGTTACAATGTCTTATGGCGCCTGGTGGAAACGCCTGACGGCACGCAGGTCCGCCGTGAGCTGCTGGCGCAAAACGTCGCGCGCTGCCTTTACGTCCCGGGAGGCGACCACTTGCTGCCCGCCACGACCTCCTCGACGTGA
- a CDS encoding nucleoside deaminase, with protein sequence MNKALATAQDEAFMQLALIEAQAAGDIGDVPVGSVVVIDGVVIGRGRNRREERGDPTAHAECEALREAAAALGSWRVEGTLYVTQEPCTMCAGAIVNARVKRLVYGCDNPNAGGVTSLFAIPSDARLNHRVSEIIGGVLADTCARTLKEFFAKLRQGPAYK encoded by the coding sequence GTGAACAAAGCGCTGGCCACCGCCCAGGATGAGGCCTTTATGCAGCTCGCGCTCATTGAGGCGCAGGCGGCGGGCGACATCGGCGATGTGCCTGTGGGCAGCGTCGTGGTCATCGACGGCGTCGTCATTGGGCGCGGCCGCAATCGCCGCGAGGAGCGCGGCGACCCGACGGCGCATGCCGAATGCGAAGCGCTGCGCGAGGCCGCGGCGGCGCTCGGTTCGTGGCGCGTCGAAGGAACGTTATACGTTACGCAGGAGCCGTGCACGATGTGCGCCGGCGCCATCGTCAACGCCAGAGTCAAGCGCTTGGTCTATGGCTGCGACAATCCCAACGCTGGCGGCGTCACGTCATTATTTGCGATTCCAAGCGACGCGCGGCTTAACCACCGCGTCAGCGAGATTATCGGCGGCGTGCTCGCCGATACGTGCGCTCGTACGCTGAAAGAATTTTTCGCTAAACTGCGCCAGGGTCCCGCCTACAAGTAG
- a CDS encoding serine/threonine protein kinase — MANQQPPGDASRFDDPPRARASTSSPPPLPIATRPPHPPLQRTKRGEAFGPYRVFERLGAGGMATVHRAYHQPDGGPVREVALKRLLPHLADDESFVRAFVREAKLASLLEHPGIVKIYELGRVGGTYFISMQYVVGHDLRGVLRQARRIGRQPPLSVALCLAQQMLQALDYAHRSRDLTGEPLGIVHRDVSPANLLVDQQGHLTMIDFGIAKAQTQQFLTHTGRVKGKLAYMAPETAMGQAIDARSDIFSAGIVLHELLTVRPLFACKNEYETLQKLQRCDVPPPSTRNGAVPPELDAIVLRALAKKPSERFATASEFAHALADFAARRRLRSTPLEVQRWCEWLFSEIGHAAGTNEAIGLSPETTQWRRPTATLANAYAELVPHNDTDEIDVIVEELWDRPQPLEAVPVVIDDVPDVSSRVAAPAEHAPKVVADRDPLKGVASARARTTSLSRGLLQGSGVVASRPMGASRARRMAVMTALLILAAAAAGAWLYLRQG; from the coding sequence ATGGCGAACCAGCAACCCCCCGGTGACGCATCGCGGTTTGATGACCCGCCGCGCGCGCGCGCGTCGACATCGTCGCCACCACCCTTGCCAATCGCGACCCGACCGCCACATCCGCCGCTGCAGCGCACAAAGCGAGGCGAGGCCTTCGGGCCGTATCGCGTCTTCGAGCGGCTCGGCGCCGGCGGCATGGCGACGGTTCATCGCGCCTACCACCAACCAGACGGCGGGCCGGTGCGTGAGGTGGCGCTTAAGCGCTTGCTGCCTCATCTCGCCGATGACGAGAGCTTCGTGCGCGCCTTCGTGCGCGAGGCCAAGCTGGCGTCCCTGCTCGAGCATCCGGGCATCGTCAAGATTTACGAGTTGGGGCGAGTTGGCGGCACCTACTTCATTTCCATGCAATACGTGGTTGGGCACGATCTGCGCGGCGTGCTGCGTCAGGCGCGTCGCATCGGCCGTCAGCCGCCACTTTCGGTCGCGCTGTGCTTGGCGCAGCAAATGTTGCAGGCGCTCGACTACGCGCATCGCAGCCGCGATCTAACCGGCGAGCCGCTGGGCATTGTGCATCGCGACGTCTCACCAGCCAACCTCTTGGTCGATCAACAAGGCCACCTGACGATGATCGATTTCGGCATCGCCAAGGCGCAGACGCAGCAATTTCTTACGCACACCGGTCGGGTCAAAGGCAAGCTGGCCTATATGGCGCCCGAGACCGCGATGGGGCAGGCCATCGACGCGCGGAGCGATATTTTTTCGGCGGGCATCGTGCTGCACGAGCTGCTGACGGTGCGCCCGCTCTTTGCCTGCAAAAACGAATACGAGACCTTGCAGAAACTTCAGCGCTGCGACGTGCCGCCCCCGAGCACCCGCAATGGCGCCGTGCCACCCGAACTCGACGCCATCGTGCTCCGCGCGCTCGCCAAAAAACCGAGCGAGCGCTTTGCCACCGCGAGCGAGTTCGCGCACGCGCTCGCCGATTTTGCCGCGCGGCGACGCCTGCGCTCCACGCCGCTTGAGGTGCAGCGCTGGTGCGAGTGGTTGTTTTCGGAGATTGGCCACGCTGCAGGCACCAATGAGGCGATCGGCCTTTCGCCTGAGACCACGCAATGGCGCCGTCCGACCGCGACCTTGGCCAACGCGTACGCCGAGCTGGTGCCTCACAACGATACCGACGAAATCGACGTAATCGTCGAGGAACTCTGGGACCGCCCGCAGCCGCTTGAAGCGGTGCCGGTCGTGATCGATGACGTCCCTGATGTCTCGAGCCGCGTTGCCGCGCCCGCAGAACACGCCCCCAAGGTGGTCGCCGATCGCGACCCGCTGAAGGGCGTCGCCTCGGCGCGGGCGCGCACAACCTCGCTTTCGCGCGGCCTTTTGCAAGGTTCGGGCGTGGTCGCGAGCAGGCCTATGGGCGCCAGCAGGGCGCGCCGGATGGCCGTGATGACCGCCCTGCTCATCCTCGCGGCCGCCGCCGCGGGCGCGTGGCTTTATTTGCGACAGGGCTAG
- the dnaX gene encoding DNA polymerase III subunit gamma/tau, whose protein sequence is MSYLVLARKYRPTTFSEVVGQDHVTHTLMNAFSADRLHHAFLFCGPRGVGKTTLARILGKSVNCEKGPTATPCGSCAACAGIAGGNAVDYVEMDGASNRGIDAIRELTEAVRYQPAMFRKKVYVIDEVHMLTTEAFNALLKTLEEPPPHVSFVFATTEPHKIPNTILSRCQRYDFKLVSATQLAAHLQGIFAKEGLTAAPGATSLIVRESGGSVRDALSLADQVISYVGAKPLTEANTAEVLGVADRALISALMQAIAASDAAAALAAVDAACARGIDETQVLRALVRHVRDAAIIEAAPGAGASLELAAEDLAALKKQASALGALRLQQMFDRLMACADAMPRASSPRYVLEFALIELATAEDLVPLSDLLSRLQQMEQRLLRGGAGSPGPSGPAGPTGSGSGGKPAASATAPAPKPAQSPAAPTAAPAPRQAAPTPAAVPASPVAVAVAVATPAASGETDASARWERVLAHLDEKRKLSLLGYYQHGRVLSWNAGELVVGFAEEFRTLGELAKERESIDEMRAVMTAFTGQAIDVVVRLLSAAESAALPARSMLETKQEADTGERKRRTEEAAAHPITKLVLSSFGATIKEIKTDV, encoded by the coding sequence ATGTCGTATTTGGTCCTTGCGCGAAAGTATCGCCCGACAACCTTTAGCGAGGTCGTGGGGCAGGATCACGTCACCCATACCCTGATGAATGCGTTTTCCGCGGATCGCTTGCACCATGCGTTCCTGTTTTGCGGGCCACGCGGCGTCGGCAAGACGACGCTCGCGCGTATCTTGGGCAAATCTGTAAACTGTGAAAAGGGCCCGACCGCGACGCCTTGTGGAAGTTGCGCGGCGTGCGCGGGCATCGCCGGCGGCAACGCGGTGGACTACGTCGAGATGGACGGCGCGAGCAACCGCGGCATCGATGCCATTCGCGAGCTCACCGAGGCGGTGCGTTATCAGCCGGCCATGTTTCGCAAGAAGGTGTACGTCATCGACGAGGTGCACATGCTCACCACCGAGGCGTTCAACGCCCTGCTCAAGACGCTCGAGGAGCCGCCGCCGCACGTGAGCTTCGTGTTCGCGACCACCGAGCCCCACAAGATTCCAAATACGATCTTGTCGCGTTGTCAGCGCTACGATTTTAAGCTGGTGTCGGCAACGCAATTAGCCGCGCACCTGCAAGGCATTTTTGCCAAAGAGGGGCTAACGGCCGCGCCTGGCGCGACGAGCCTGATTGTGCGTGAATCCGGTGGTTCGGTGCGCGACGCACTTTCGCTGGCCGACCAAGTTATTTCCTATGTTGGGGCAAAGCCGCTCACCGAGGCCAACACCGCTGAGGTCCTAGGCGTCGCCGATCGCGCGCTCATCTCGGCGTTAATGCAAGCGATCGCCGCAAGCGATGCCGCGGCGGCGCTCGCGGCCGTCGATGCGGCATGCGCGCGTGGCATCGACGAGACGCAGGTCTTGCGCGCGTTAGTGCGCCACGTGCGCGATGCGGCGATCATCGAGGCCGCGCCTGGTGCCGGCGCCAGCCTGGAGCTTGCGGCGGAAGACCTCGCCGCGCTCAAAAAACAGGCGTCGGCGCTCGGTGCGCTGCGCCTGCAACAAATGTTCGATCGCCTGATGGCGTGCGCCGATGCCATGCCACGCGCGAGCAGCCCGCGCTATGTGCTGGAGTTTGCGCTCATTGAGCTGGCGACGGCGGAAGACCTTGTGCCGCTTAGCGATTTGCTTTCGCGGCTGCAACAAATGGAGCAGCGCTTGCTGCGCGGCGGCGCTGGTTCGCCTGGGCCGAGCGGTCCGGCGGGGCCAACCGGGTCAGGCAGTGGCGGCAAACCCGCGGCGAGCGCAACCGCGCCCGCGCCAAAGCCGGCCCAGTCGCCTGCGGCACCCACCGCTGCTCCCGCCCCGCGGCAAGCTGCGCCAACGCCAGCGGCCGTTCCGGCATCCCCGGTTGCCGTTGCCGTTGCCGTCGCCACGCCAGCCGCAAGCGGCGAAACCGACGCCAGCGCGCGCTGGGAGCGGGTGCTGGCCCACCTCGACGAAAAGCGCAAGCTGTCGTTGCTCGGCTATTACCAACATGGCCGCGTGCTGTCGTGGAACGCCGGCGAGCTGGTCGTGGGGTTTGCCGAGGAGTTTCGCACCCTAGGCGAGCTCGCCAAGGAGCGCGAGTCGATCGACGAAATGCGCGCCGTCATGACCGCCTTTACGGGTCAAGCCATCGACGTCGTGGTGCGGCTGCTGTCAGCCGCCGAATCGGCCGCGCTGCCGGCGCGCTCGATGCTGGAAACCAAGCAGGAGGCCGACACCGGCGAGCGCAAGCGTCGCACCGAAGAGGCCGCGGCGCACCCCATCACCAAACTTGTGCTAAGTAGCTTTGGCGCGACGATCAAGGAGATAAAAACCGATGTCTAA
- a CDS encoding YbaB/EbfC family nucleoid-associated protein, protein MSKGNPFGGGRMPDLNQLMKQAQKLQADAAKAQEELVNLTAEGAAGGAMVTATVNGHHELLKLTIDKAVVDPSDIGMLQDLITAAVNQANAKVGEMAKTRMNSLMGGMQIPGM, encoded by the coding sequence ATGTCTAAAGGCAATCCATTTGGCGGCGGGCGCATGCCTGACCTCAATCAACTCATGAAGCAGGCGCAGAAGCTGCAAGCCGACGCGGCCAAGGCGCAAGAAGAGCTGGTGAATCTCACCGCCGAGGGCGCCGCCGGCGGTGCCATGGTGACGGCCACCGTCAACGGCCATCACGAGTTGCTAAAGCTCACCATCGACAAGGCCGTGGTCGATCCGAGCGACATCGGCATGCTGCAAGACCTCATCACCGCCGCGGTGAACCAGGCCAACGCCAAGGTCGGCGAAATGGCCAAGACGCGCATGAATTCGCTGATGGGCGGCATGCAAATCCCCGGCATGTAG
- the recR gene encoding recombination protein RecR — translation MADPIRVLVQQLARLPGVGEKSATRLAYHLLRTPDLASRLALAIADVTQKIGTCATCMTLSDTDPCAFCADGARDGSMVCVVATPADIAAIERGAHFRGRYHVLHGLLSPLDGIGPDELRIGELLRRVGQDQIAEVILATNPSVEGEATAMYIAKLLGPLGIVVSRIATGMAVGSELEYTDQATIARAIAHRAPV, via the coding sequence ATGGCCGATCCAATCCGCGTTCTCGTACAGCAGCTGGCGCGCCTGCCCGGCGTCGGCGAAAAGAGCGCCACGCGGTTGGCGTATCACTTGCTGCGCACGCCTGACCTTGCCAGTCGCCTCGCCTTGGCCATCGCCGATGTCACGCAAAAAATTGGCACCTGCGCCACCTGCATGACGCTCTCAGACACCGATCCTTGCGCGTTTTGCGCCGATGGCGCGCGCGACGGCAGCATGGTGTGCGTCGTCGCCACGCCGGCCGACATCGCGGCCATTGAGCGCGGCGCACATTTCCGCGGCCGCTACCATGTGCTGCATGGGCTGCTGTCGCCGCTTGACGGCATCGGTCCTGACGAGCTGCGCATCGGCGAGCTGTTGCGGCGCGTCGGCCAGGACCAAATCGCCGAGGTCATCTTGGCCACCAACCCCAGCGTCGAGGGTGAGGCCACCGCGATGTATATTGCCAAGCTGCTCGGCCCGCTGGGCATCGTGGTGTCGCGCATCGCCACCGGCATGGCCGTGGGCAGCGAGCTCGAATACACGGATCAGGCGACGATCGCCCGCGCCATCGCGCATCGCGCGCCGGTGTAA
- a CDS encoding roadblock/LC7 domain-containing protein, whose amino-acid sequence MANQLVMYEEELTLINTICAALQRDSNSKAVFVIDKNGQEISHAGDVEELDVTSLSSLTAGNVAATGGIAQLLAEKEFTGQLHEGEQTSIRISIIGQRVILLIVFDQRTSPGLVRLREKKASKEIELVLEQLVKKSAANSQPSVFAEITDADIDNLFSE is encoded by the coding sequence ATGGCCAATCAACTTGTGATGTACGAAGAAGAGCTGACGCTAATCAATACGATTTGCGCGGCGCTTCAGCGCGACTCAAACTCCAAAGCCGTCTTTGTCATCGACAAAAATGGCCAGGAAATCTCTCACGCCGGCGACGTCGAAGAGCTCGACGTCACCTCGCTGTCTTCGCTCACCGCCGGCAACGTCGCCGCGACCGGTGGCATCGCCCAGCTGCTCGCCGAAAAAGAGTTCACCGGCCAGCTCCACGAGGGCGAGCAAACCAGCATCCGCATCTCCATTATCGGCCAGCGCGTGATCTTGCTCATCGTGTTTGATCAGCGCACCTCGCCAGGCTTAGTCCGCCTGCGCGAGAAAAAGGCCTCCAAAGAAATCGAGCTCGTGCTCGAGCAACTAGTGAAAAAGAGCGCCGCCAATTCGCAACCTTCGGTCTTCGCCGAAATTACCGATGCGGACATCGACAACCTTTTTAGCGAGTAG
- a CDS encoding GTPase domain-containing protein, with translation MSFINYSSREINCKIVYYGPGLCGKTTNLQYIYNKTNPEAKGKMISLATETERTLFFDFLPLSLGEIRGFKTRFHLYTVPGQVFYDASRKLILKGVDGVVFVGDSQIERQEANIESLDNLRFNLEEQGYNLDKLPYVVQYNKRDLPNASPLEELQEMLNPTKVPEFEACAPKGIGVFDTLKAVAKLVLQELKKGS, from the coding sequence ATGAGCTTCATCAACTACTCGTCGCGCGAGATCAACTGCAAGATCGTTTACTACGGGCCCGGCCTGTGCGGCAAGACCACGAATTTGCAGTACATCTACAACAAGACCAATCCCGAGGCCAAGGGCAAGATGATCTCGCTCGCGACCGAAACCGAGCGGACCTTGTTCTTTGACTTTTTGCCGCTATCACTTGGCGAAATTCGCGGCTTCAAGACGCGTTTTCATCTCTATACCGTGCCGGGCCAGGTGTTTTACGACGCCAGCCGCAAGCTCATCCTTAAGGGTGTCGACGGCGTGGTGTTTGTCGGTGATTCACAGATCGAGCGCCAAGAGGCCAACATCGAGAGCCTCGACAACCTGCGTTTCAACCTTGAGGAGCAGGGCTATAACCTCGACAAGCTGCCCTACGTGGTGCAGTACAACAAGCGCGATCTGCCCAACGCGTCGCCGCTCGAAGAGTTGCAAGAGATGCTCAACCCCACCAAGGTGCCCGAGTTTGAGGCGTGCGCGCCCAAGGGCATCGGCGTGTTCGACACGCTCAAGGCCGTGGCCAAGCTGGTGCTGCAAGAACTCAAAAAAGGTAGCTAA
- a CDS encoding Rne/Rng family ribonuclease — MSRQLLAVNSEGPETRVGVIEDGVLREFFVERKRDRGMVGNIYRGRVQRVLPGMQAAFVELGPKVERSAFLFVADVLGSGEERKLFEDADVGDDSRRKREARANRRIEELLKPGNEVICQVVKDPVAQKGARVTNFVSLPGRYGVFMPGVDQVGVSRRIGSDSERQRLRALVDQARPRDSGFIVRTAAERAKDQEIIDDVDYLARLWGDIVQRRQNQHGLGLIHEELDLPLRTVRDLLTEDTEAIVIDDAEQYQRVRRFTEAFLPRFVDKIRRHEGSRAIFDQYQIEPELRTALSRRVPLKSGGSLVIDQGEALTAIDVNTGSFVGSDNLEETVTRNNLEASAEVARQLRLRNIGGIIVVDFVDMSKEGNRSKVWEAFSGELQKDRSRCNLTRISELGLVEMTRKRTRESLHHVLTEPCPTCEGAGVVKSTETMAYEVLREVRRHGELADGERLEIECHPRVVEIITRDEREYLDFLEKKFQKAIALVPQKSWRYDQYRIAGKMSSELIASEKKLPSQGGSAGGQSSESADGTSGGGGNRTRSRGGRGGSRRGGSNRR; from the coding sequence ATTTCTAGGCAACTTCTTGCCGTCAACTCCGAAGGCCCCGAGACCCGGGTCGGCGTGATCGAGGACGGCGTCTTACGTGAATTTTTTGTCGAGCGAAAACGCGATCGCGGCATGGTGGGCAACATCTACCGCGGCCGCGTCCAGCGGGTGCTGCCTGGCATGCAAGCGGCGTTCGTCGAGCTCGGGCCCAAGGTCGAACGCTCGGCGTTTCTCTTTGTCGCCGACGTGCTCGGCTCGGGCGAGGAGCGCAAGCTATTCGAAGACGCCGACGTCGGCGACGATTCCCGGCGCAAGCGCGAGGCCCGCGCCAACCGCCGCATTGAGGAGCTGCTGAAGCCCGGCAACGAAGTGATCTGCCAGGTCGTCAAAGACCCGGTCGCGCAAAAGGGCGCGCGCGTCACCAACTTTGTCTCGCTGCCGGGGCGCTACGGCGTGTTCATGCCGGGCGTCGATCAGGTCGGCGTGTCGCGCCGCATTGGCTCAGATAGCGAACGCCAGCGCCTGCGCGCCCTGGTCGACCAGGCGCGACCGCGCGACTCGGGCTTTATCGTGCGCACCGCCGCCGAGCGCGCCAAGGACCAAGAAATCATCGACGACGTCGACTACCTGGCGCGGCTATGGGGCGACATCGTGCAGCGCCGGCAAAACCAACATGGCCTGGGGCTCATCCACGAAGAGCTCGATCTGCCGCTGCGAACCGTGCGCGATCTGCTCACCGAAGACACCGAGGCCATCGTCATCGACGACGCCGAGCAATATCAGCGCGTGCGCCGCTTCACCGAGGCGTTTCTGCCGCGCTTTGTCGACAAGATTCGCCGCCACGAGGGCAGCCGCGCCATCTTTGACCAATATCAAATCGAGCCCGAGCTGCGCACCGCGCTGTCGCGCCGCGTGCCGCTGAAATCCGGCGGCTCGCTGGTGATTGACCAGGGCGAGGCGCTGACCGCAATCGACGTCAACACCGGCAGCTTCGTCGGCAGCGACAACCTCGAAGAAACCGTCACCCGCAACAACCTCGAGGCCAGCGCCGAGGTGGCGCGCCAGCTGCGCCTGCGCAATATCGGCGGCATCATCGTCGTCGACTTTGTCGACATGTCCAAAGAGGGCAATCGCAGCAAGGTTTGGGAGGCCTTTTCCGGCGAGCTGCAAAAAGACCGCTCGCGCTGCAACCTCACCCGCATCAGCGAGCTCGGCCTAGTCGAGATGACGCGCAAGCGCACCCGCGAATCGCTGCACCACGTGCTCACCGAGCCGTGCCCCACCTGCGAGGGCGCCGGCGTGGTCAAGTCGACCGAAACCATGGCCTACGAGGTCTTGCGCGAAGTGCGCCGCCACGGCGAATTGGCCGACGGCGAGCGCCTGGAAATTGAATGCCATCCCCGCGTCGTCGAGATCATCACGCGCGACGAGCGCGAATACCTCGACTTTCTCGAAAAGAAATTCCAAAAGGCGATCGCGCTGGTGCCGCAAAAAAGCTGGCGCTATGACCAGTATCGCATCGCCGGCAAGATGTCGAGCGAGCTCATCGCGTCAGAAAAAAAGCTGCCTAGCCAAGGCGGCAGCGCTGGCGGTCAGAGCAGCGAGAGTGCCGACGGCACCAGCGGCGGCGGTGGTAACCGCACTCGCAGCCGTGGCGGTCGCGGCGGCTCACGCCGCGGCGGCAGCAACCGCCGCTAA
- a CDS encoding threonine/serine exporter family protein, with protein sequence MSPRGETSTEERQAIEFVLDLGRVLHRYGTPAHRLEDALQVVSRKLGLSADYFSTPTALIVSFGKPSDLRTTMMAMDAPENNMDKLAKADRLADQVIAGKVDVVDATARLHDIERAPDEWNAPTSIAAYGAAAGSVAVLFAGGWREVVVATFIGTLIGGLEHLMSRDRQRLQIYELVSAVMAALVAGAAARLWPMSSSLVTMAAIVVLLPGLMLTTAMSELATKHLISGTARMFAAITVLLQVVVGVAIGELLAQQLFAANAVRAQALPAWALWPALLVAAIAMAGLVQANRRVLGWIIVAAFAGYLGKTLGSSVLGNNLGALLGAFVLGMLTNLYARLLSRPSQVVQVPAVLILVPGSMGYRGFDALLEHHTMAGVETTFQMFIAATTIVAGLLVANATVAPRRIL encoded by the coding sequence ATGAGTCCCCGCGGCGAAACCTCCACCGAAGAACGCCAGGCCATCGAGTTTGTCCTCGACCTTGGCCGCGTGCTGCACCGTTATGGCACGCCGGCGCACCGGCTCGAAGACGCGCTGCAAGTGGTGTCGCGCAAGCTCGGGCTATCGGCCGACTACTTTTCGACGCCGACCGCGCTCATCGTCAGTTTTGGCAAGCCGAGCGACCTGCGCACCACGATGATGGCAATGGATGCGCCTGAAAACAATATGGATAAGTTGGCGAAGGCCGATCGCCTTGCCGACCAAGTCATCGCCGGCAAGGTCGACGTGGTCGACGCTACCGCGCGGTTGCACGATATCGAACGCGCGCCCGACGAATGGAACGCGCCGACGTCGATCGCGGCTTATGGCGCGGCGGCGGGCTCGGTCGCGGTGCTATTTGCCGGCGGCTGGCGCGAGGTCGTGGTGGCGACGTTTATCGGCACACTGATCGGCGGGCTCGAGCACCTGATGTCGCGCGACCGCCAGCGCCTACAAATCTACGAGCTGGTGAGCGCGGTGATGGCGGCGCTCGTCGCGGGCGCGGCGGCGCGCCTGTGGCCGATGTCGAGCTCGCTGGTGACCATGGCCGCGATCGTCGTTCTGCTGCCCGGCCTCATGCTCACCACCGCCATGAGCGAGCTGGCGACCAAGCACTTGATTTCCGGCACGGCGCGCATGTTTGCGGCGATCACCGTGCTGCTCCAGGTCGTGGTCGGCGTCGCCATTGGCGAACTGCTCGCGCAGCAGCTCTTTGCGGCCAATGCGGTGCGGGCGCAGGCGCTGCCAGCGTGGGCGCTGTGGCCGGCGCTGCTGGTCGCCGCGATTGCCATGGCGGGCCTGGTACAAGCCAATCGCCGCGTGCTTGGCTGGATTATCGTCGCGGCCTTTGCCGGCTACCTCGGCAAGACCCTTGGCTCGAGCGTGCTCGGCAACAACCTCGGCGCGCTGCTGGGCGCCTTCGTGCTCGGCATGCTGACCAATCTGTATGCGCGGCTCTTATCGAGGCCCTCGCAGGTGGTACAGGTGCCCGCCGTGCTGATCTTGGTGCCGGGTAGCATGGGCTATCGCGGTTTTGACGCGCTGCTCGAACACCACACCATGGCCGGGGTTGAGACGACATTTCAGATGTTTATCGCGGCCACCACCATCGTCGCGGGTCTGCTTGTGGCCAATGCCACGGTCGCGCCGCGCCGGATCTTGTAG
- a CDS encoding 6-carboxytetrahydropterin synthase yields the protein MRTYRLFVQREQYKVSCAHMTVFPDGSKERLHGHNYQLGCELEVSDISFQKIVPFAMVKQALAELCTAWKEKVFLAKHNPYFRLLQQDATSVIFTLCDQHYELPLADVLLLDTDNITVETLADLAATHLSNRLGSWLKQPHVLRLEAMVSETPGQGASCTITF from the coding sequence ATGCGGACGTATCGGCTCTTTGTGCAACGCGAACAATATAAGGTTTCTTGCGCGCACATGACGGTCTTTCCCGATGGCAGCAAAGAGCGCTTGCATGGCCACAACTACCAGCTTGGCTGTGAGCTCGAGGTGAGCGATATTTCATTTCAAAAAATCGTGCCGTTCGCGATGGTCAAGCAGGCGCTGGCCGAGCTGTGCACCGCGTGGAAAGAAAAAGTCTTTCTTGCCAAACACAACCCGTATTTCCGCTTGCTGCAGCAAGACGCGACGTCGGTGATTTTTACGCTATGCGACCAACACTACGAGCTGCCACTAGCCGACGTGCTCTTGCTTGACACCGATAACATCACCGTCGAGACGTTGGCTGATCTGGCAGCGACGCACCTGAGCAACCGGCTGGGCTCCTGGCTCAAGCAACCTCACGTGCTGCGGCTTGAGGCGATGGTGAGCGAGACGCCAGGCCAGGGCGCCAGCTGCACAATTACGTTCTAG